The Streptomyces sp. NBC_00286 nucleotide sequence CCCAGTTCGCCGCGGACGCCACGTTCCGGCAGGTCGCCGGGCTCGCCGATTCCAGTTGGTCGTCGTTCCAGTCGTACAACCACCCGGACCGCTATATCCGGCACTTCGGGTACCAACTCCGCCTCGACCCGATCACCACCGCGACAGGACGCAGCGACGCCACCTTTCGCGTGACGAGCTGACCCGACCGGGATGCCGGCGCCTTCACGGCGCCCCCTCACTGCCAACCGCCCACCAGCGGAGGAGGCGCCGGCTTCCCCTCCACGAGCCATCCCGGCGACCCCGACGGGACACTTCTCCCCGCCGCCGACCGCCAGCGCGATGTCATACGGGCCGAATGCCAGCACCTTGACCGAGGCCTCGCGCACCTGCCACAGCCATGTCTTCTTCAGGGATGTGAATCCATGCACAGCGTGAGACCTCCCGGCCGCCGCAGGTTCCGGCCGGGCGCTCTGGCCGCCGCGGCCGCCGCCTCGCTCCTGTTGGGCTTTGCCGGCTCTGCCGTACCCGCCCAGGCGGCGGAGAGCCCGGTCCTGCCAGGGCTCACCGCCGACCCGAACATCATCCGCTTCGGCGACACCTACTACATGTACCCGACGACCGACGGCTTCCCGGGCTGGAGCGGCACGCAGTTCAAGGCGTACTCCTCCAAGGACCTGGTCCACTGGAAGGATCACGGAGTCATCCTCGACCTGGGCCCGGACGTCAGCTGGGCCGACATCAGGGCCTGGGCCCCGGCGATCGAGGCGAAGAACGGCAAGTACTACTTCTACTACTCCGCCGACACGAACATCGGCGTCGCGGTCTCCGACTCACCCACCGGCCCGTTCAAGGACCCCCTGGGCAAGCCGCTGATCGCCCGCGGCGCGTATACCGGCCAGATGATCGACCCGGCGGTCTTCACGGACGACGACGGCCAGTCGTACCTCTACTGGGGCCAAGGCCGCGCCCGTGTGGTGCCGCTGAACGACGACATGATCTCCTTCGACGCCTCGAAGGTCACCGACATCACGCCCGTCGGCTACAACGAGGGCACCTTCGTCATCAAGCGCAAGGGCACCTACTACTTCATGTGGTCGGAGAACGACACCCGCGACGAGAACTACCGCGTCGCCTACGCCACCGGCCCGTCGCCCACCGGCCCCTGGACCAAGCGCGGCGTGATCCTGGAGAAGGACCTCTCGCTCGGCATCAAGGGCCCCGGCCACCACTCGGTGGTCAATGTGCCGAACACCGACGACTGGTACATCGCCTACCACCGCTTCGCCATCCCCGGCGGCGACGGCACCCACCGTGAAACCACCATCGACAAGCTGGAGTTCGCCTCCGACGGCCTGATCAAGAAGGTCGTCCCCACCCTGAGCAGCATCGACCCGGTCACCGCCGGCACCGCCCTGCCGACGAACACCACGCGCTCGCTACGGTCCGTCAACTTCCCCGGCCGCTACGCCGTCGTGCGGTCGGACAACCTCGGCTACCTCGAACCGGTGACGTCCTCCAGCACCACGGCGGTCAAGCAGAGCGCCACCTTCACCGTCATCCCCGGCCTGGCCGACTCCAAGTGCTACTCGTTCCGTGACTCGTCCGGCCGCTACCTGCGCCACAAGGACCTCCGGGTCCGCTTCGACGCGAGCAACGGCACGACGCTCTTCAACAAGGACGCCACCTACTGCGCCCGGCCCGGTTCGACCACCGGCTCGGTCAGCCTGGAGTCATACAACTA carries:
- a CDS encoding AbfB domain-containing protein, giving the protein MPTNTTRSLRSVNFPGRYAVVRSDNLGYLEPVTSSSTTAVKQSATFTVIPGLADSKCYSFRDSSGRYLRHKDLRVRFDASNGTTLFNKDATYCARPGSTTGSVSLESYNYPGRYLRHYYYELRIDAYQDNATFRADSSFTAVSPWA